The nucleotide window TCAATTTGAAATTTGGCTAAAATAACTTAAATCTGTTAATCCAATGCCTTTTTCTTCGGTGTAATGGGTTTACCCCCTTTAGAGGGAGGTATCCCCTTTATTGAAATTAACGCTTCCATGACTGATTTAGCAATAGGTGCTGCTACAGTAGACCCATAAGTATTCGCTCCTTTGGGTTCATCTACCACCGCTAACACTACATAACGGGGAGAATCTACCGGAAAAATCGCTACAAAACTGGTAATCTTAGCATTGGGAATATAGCCCCCTCTAGGCCCCGCCTTTTGCGCGGTTCCGGTTTTTCCTCCTATGCGATAATAGGGGATTTGTGCCGGTTCTCCCGTTCCCTCACTCACCACCGTTTCCATCATTTTGACCACTTCATAACTCGACTTCTGAGAAAAGATTTTTCTTTCGGGATAGTCGGGTTTCCAGTGGAGGTGGCCACTCCCATCGACTAATCCTTTGACCACATGAGGAGTCACTAATCTACCCCCATTGGCTAACGCCCCATGTAACTGTACTAATTTAATGGGAGTCATAGAAAATCCTTGACCAAAAGACGTAACCGCCGCTTCAATGGATTTACTGGTAAATACTGCTTCACTTTTCAAACTACCGGTGGCTTCCCCAGGTAAATCAATTCCCGCTTTTTCATTTAATCCTAATTGTAGTAGACGACGATAATAATCCTTTGTACTTAAACGCTTCATAATTTCGATCATGGCCACATTACTAGAGGTTTGTAACACCTCAGCAATGCTAATTGAGCCATACCCTTGTTTACTCGCATTATAAATATTCCATCCGTCTACTACCGCCGCCCCAGAATCATAAATGTGGCTATTCGGTTTAATTACCCCTGCATCTAAAGCGATCGCAATATTAATCGGTTTAAAGGTCGATCCCGGTTCATAAAGATCCGATACACTCCAGTTTTTAAACAATTCAACCTTAGACTTATAGTATTCATTGGGATCAAAAGTCGGCTCACACACCAGAGTTAACAGAGAACCGTCTGTCGCGTCCATCACGATCACTGCACCCCGTTTAGCATTATATTTCTTCAATTGTTGTTGTAGGGCAGACCGGGCGGCTCTATGGAGACGCAGATCGATCGTTAATTGAAGTTTTAAATCATCAAATCCTAAACTCGTATCCGGCAAAAAAGCCGGCATAATTGCCCCATTGCCTGACCGTCTAATATATAAATTTAATAAATTTCGTTCTAAGAGTCGTTTTTGTCCTAATTCTAAGCCCGCTTGCCCTTTATGCTCTCGATCGACATAACCTATGACATCTGCTCCTATTTTTTCTTGAGGATAAAAACGGGCATAATGTTCAATTAATTCCACTCCATCTAATCTTAAAGTTTGAATTTGTTGGGCAATGGCTTCTGTGAGTCCTGTAGTTACTTTAATGCCGGTTTCTCGTTGATTAAACTGTTTAATTAACTCTTGAGATTGGATTTCTAAAATCGGGGCTAATTTCTCCGCGACTTCCTCCCGGGAAATCGAAAATAATTTCGGATGGGCATATAAACTATATACTATTCGATCGGTTGCTAAAACATTTCCCTGACCATCAATCACTGAACGTCGGGGAATATAAGGACGAAGACTAACGGTTTGTTGCTGACGAGCTTTTTTTTGCAGTTGAGCCGCTTCTACAATTTGTAACTGATACAATCTCCACCCTAAACCCAACATCCCCGCTATTAACAGCCCCCAAACGATAAATAATCTCCCTTTCGGTAATTTTGGCGGTTGATTTTTACCTTTGGCAGGTTTTTTGCTGGGGGGTTTTTTGGCAGGGGGTTGGGAAGACGTTCGTTTTTTGCCCTTCAACCGAGATGAAGGAGACGATCGTTTTCCTTTTGTGTGGGAGGGTTTGGCTCTTGAATTAGTCATTCAATCATTAATAATTGAGAGTTAAGGGTTGATAATTGAGAGTTGATAATTGATAACTATGTATTTTTTTGCTTTTATGATTGATTATTCCGGGTTCATTCTTCATTATCAATTATCCCCGCTCAATTATCCATTATTAATAAGAGACAGGAGTAGTGGTTACAAAAGGTTGATTGTGAGCATCATTCGGTTTAGAGGTTTCAGCCATAGGAGCAACCGGCGTTTGAGGTAAAAAAATCGCTTGTTCGGGTTTAGGATTAGTTAAGCCGGCTTTCGGTTCTTCTGCTTGTTTAGCCAATTGATTTTTAAGACTCTCGTTTGTGGCTGTTAAATGTCGCTCATGACGTTGTAAGGTTTCTAAATTTCGATATTCCTTACTCCAGAGTCGGGGAACATACACCGTCCAAGCATAAATCCCCAAAGTAGCCATGACTAAACACAAAGTAATCACCGAGGAGGCTTGTTGCAACTTTAACATAAAGCGTAACTGAGGTGATAATCTGGGTGATACTTTTGGCGATCGCCCTTGAAGAGACCTAACTTTTTGTTCTTCAACCGGGTAGGATCTCTCAATGGGGATGACAGAATTAACCTGATTGTCTCTAGAGTACCGTCTAGAGCGCTTTGTACGGGTTCTAGTGCGATACTTTTTATAACGGGGAGGTTCTTCAGGAATAAGGCGGTAAGGAGCTACAGACATATCCGATTCAACGATAAATATTGAGATCTTTATTTGGATTTTATAATCATCCTTTGCAACAAAGATCATAAATGATTGTAGATTTGTTCCATCTTCAAGAGACATTTTCTTACAATTTTTTGGGGATCGCTCTGTTCATTTGAAGGGACGACTGGTTAAGATGGTGGATAGCAAAGCAATTAATCCTTTCTATCCCTGGCATTGAGATTTATAAACCCCATGTCACGAAAAATAGCTTACTCTGGCAGAAAGTCAAATCGACTCTCGCGGCAATTCTTAAAAACAAATAGTCGCTTTAAGCAATTAGAGACAGAAAAACAACCTATATCTCTCCAAATAGATCGACAAAAGACGTTATTAGCCGTTATTACTAAAATTCGGGAATCTCTCGATTTAACCACTATTTTTAAGTCTACTGCTCAAGAAGTCCGTCAACTCCTCAACGCCGATCGGGTGGGGATCTTTCGCTTTTTTCCCGATTCCAATTGTACGAAAGGGGAATTCGTGGCTGAAGATGTTTTACCGCCCCTAGAATCTACCCTAGACTTTATTATTGAGGATAGCTGTTTTCAGCAGAACTATACCGCGAAATATCAACAAGGAAAAATTTATGCCATTGAGGATGTTGAAACAGCAACCCTCGAAGAGTGTTATCTCGATCTACTGAAAAAATTTAACATCCGAGCGAATTTAGTTGTTCCTTTACTCCACGAACAACAGCTATGGGGATTATTGTGTATTCATCAATGTCGCCAACCCCGACAATGGCAAGAATCAGAGATAGAATTTATTAGTCAAATCGCCCTACATTTAGGCATAGCGGTACAACAAGCTGAAAAAATAGCCCAATTACAAGGAAAATCCGCTCAACTGAGTGCTTCTATTCAACGAGAAAAAGCACTCGCCACCATTGTCAATAAAATTCGTCGTTCCCTCAATCTCAATACCATTTTTCAAACCACTACCCAAGAAGTCCTAGAGTTAATTAAAGCCGATCGGGTGGCAATTTATCGGTTTAATTCTGATTGGAGTGGAGAATTTATTGTTGATTCTGTTACCTCCCAATGGACTTCTTTAATGAAGACTCAATTGATTCATACAGAACTCTGTGAAAATATTAGCGAATGTAGCGTTAAAAATTTAGTTAACCCGCAACTCACAGATACTTATCTCCAAAAAACTCAAGGGGGACAATTTTCCCAAAATGACTTATTTCGGGTGTGTAATGATATTTATCATGCCGGGTTTTCTGACTGTTACATCAATATTTTAGAACTCTGTCAGGCGAGAGCTTATGTCATCGTCGCCATTTATGAAGGGGAAAAATTATGGGGGTTACTCGCCACTTATCAAAATTCGGGGGTTCGTCATTGGCAGGAAACAGAAGTTAATTTCTTAGTGCAAATTGCGGCACAGTTAGGAGTAGCTATTCAACAAGCGGAATTACTGGCTCAAACTCAAAAACGCTCTGATCTCCTGCAAACTACTCTCGATACAGAATTAAAAAAACGAGCGGAAGAATTAGCCTTGGAAGCGAAACAAGAAAAAGTTTTAGCGGAAGTCATCGATAAAATTCGTCAAACTCTCGATCTTGATACCATTTTTCAAACCGCTACCCGTGAAATTCGTCATCTCCTCACAGCAGATCGAGTGGGAATTTTTCAGTTTAACCCGAATTCTAATTGTCAACAAGGAGAATTTATTTCCGAGGATTTTACGCCCCCTTATTCCTCAGTTTTAGAAGAAAAAGTTGAGGATCATTGTTTTGGAGAACACCATGCTAATTACTATCAAGAAGGTCAGATTTTTGCCATTGCCGATATTACCCAAGCCGGTTTAAGTGAATGTCACCATGATATTCTCTCTCGGTTTCAAGTTAAAGCGAATTTGGTTTTCCCCTTACTCAAAAATGATCAACTTTGGGGGTTATTGTGTATTCATCAATGTAGTGCCCCTCGCTTCTGGCAACCTCAAGAAATCGAATTTGTCCGTAAAATTACGGTTCAGTTAGGGGTAGCCCTACAACAAGCGGAATTATTAGTACAAGCACACAATCGTTCCGCCGAATTGAGTCAAGCGTTAGCCCAAGTAGAAGCGCAAAAAGAACAACAAGCGCAAGTCGCCCAACAAGAACGGACTTTAGCCCGCATTATTGAACAGGTTCGCCAAACTTTAGACATTGATACCATTTTTGGGGCAACCACTCACGAACTTCGACAAGTGTTAAACTGCGATCGAGTAGTCGTCTATCGTTTTTTTGCAGATTGGAATGGAGAATTTGTCTATGAATCCATGAGTGAAGGTTGGATGCCTTTAATTGTCGGTAATACTAAAACCGTTTGGCGAGATACCTACTTTCAAGATACCCAAGTTAGTCGGTATCACAATCATGAAACCTTTGCCGTTGATGATATTTATCAAGCAGATTTAACCCCATGTCATCTGGAAATGTTAGAACTTTTTCAAATCAAAGCTTATATCGTTGCACCGGTTTTTGTTGGGGATAAACTGTGGGGTTTACTCGGCGCTTATCAAAATACAAATCCTCGTCACTGGGAAGACAGAGAAATCTCTTTAATGGCAAGAGTAGGAGATCAATTAGGGGTTGCTATGCAACAGGCCGAACTTCTTGAACAACTGACAAAAGCCAAAGAAACTGCTGATGCTGCTAATAAAGCTAAAAGTGAATTTCTCGCCAATATGAGTCATGAATTACGAACCCCTCTCAACGCCATTTTAGGGTTCACTCAATTATTAGCTAGGGATTCTTCTTTAAGTGATAAACAACACGAATATGTAGGCATTATTGGCCGATCTGGAGAACATTTACTCAGTTTACTCAATGATGTTTTAGAAATGTCGAAGATTGAGGCGGGTCGAATTACTCTTAATGAAAATCACTTCGATTTATACCGTCTTTTAAATACTTTAGAAGAAATGTTTCAATTAAAAGCACAATCAAAAGGATTACAGTTAATTTTTGATTGTCATCCTGACGTTCCTCAATATATTAAAACCGATGAAAGTAAACTGCGTCAGATTTTAATTAATTTAATCGGCAATGGCATTAAATTTACAGAAGTAGGCAGTGTTATTTTAAGGGTTAAGCTATCACTCTTAAGCACCATGACTATTGATTTTGAAGTAGAAGATACCGGATTAGGCATAGCTCCCGAAGAACTCGATACCTTATTTCAACCCTTTATCCAGACGGTAAGCGGACGCAAATCTCAAGAAGGAACAGGTTTAGGATTACCCATTAGTCAAAAATTTGTCCAATTAATGGGAGGAAATATCTCAGTTAAGAGTAACCTAAATAAAGGCTCTATGTTTAGGTTTGAAATTCCTTTTACTCAAAGTGAATCCGCCCAAGTTTCCCAACCCATTAAAGATCTTCAAATTATAGGATTAGAACCTAATCAACCCATTTATCGGATTCTCATTGCTGATGATAAATGGGAAAGTCGTTTGATGTTAGTTAATCTTTTATCTCCCCTTGGATTTGAAGTTCGTGAAGCAGAAAATGGACTCCAAACCGTTGAACTTTGGCAAAGTTGGAGTCCTCATCTAATATGGATGGACATGAGAATGCCGTTGATAGATGGGTATCAAGCTACAAAACAGATTCGAGAAAAAGAGTCTATGACTTCCACTCAACAGCGAACTAAAATTATAGCTCTAACCGCCAGTGTTTTAGATACACAAAGAATGACCGTTTTTAATGCAGGGTGTGACGATTTTGTGGCTAAACCTGTCCGAAAAGAAAAGGTTTTTGAGAAGATAGCTGAACATTTAAAGGTTCGATATATTTATCAACAAGAGACTCAACCTAAACCTCAATCTCAACCCTTACTTTTATCCAATTTTGAGAGTTTAAAATCAGCGATCGCACAAATGCCCCAAGAGTGGATCACTGGCTTGAAAAATGCTGTTCTGAGTGCTAGAGAAAAAAGAATTCGTCAGTTAATTGAACAAATTCCTCAACAGGATTCTCCTCTGGTTAAGACTTTAACCCAATTCCTCAATAATTTAGCTTATGAGAAAATATTAGAGTTAATTAATGTTGACTTAAATTAAATTCATTGATCATCGGTAACTAATTTTTATAGGAGGCTTTACCTAAGCGATCGTATTTTTAAGTAGGCAAAGGGAAAAATACCTAAATAAATCTGACTTAAATCAATTAAATCTAATGCCAATTCTCTAAATTTTAATGACACAATAAATCGAGCCAATTGTAGGATGCGTCCCCGACGCATCAAAGATTGAGGTGGGTCTGTAGTTTTATTTTCAAGAAATGGTATAAGTTTTAATTTAATGATTTATTTTTAATCTTTTTGTTGAATCTGTTGGATCTTTTCTTGAATAACTCGTCCTACTTCTTCAGAGGACATATTAGCCGGATAAATTTTAGAATTACGGTTTCGACTTAATAATTCTCCCATCGCTTCACTAAATGCTTCATCATCGTTTCTGTGATCTGACAGGTATTTTTTTAATTCAGATAGAGTCATGTCTTTTAGGTTAGCCATTAAACAAACTCCCATTCTTTACAATTACATAATTTATGAGCTTACACGCTGAAGTAGTTGTTCAAATAAGTTTTCCTGCAACAAGAAATTTAACTCAAGACAACCCAATAAACTTCCTCTAACAACCTCTAACTCTGAAAAACTACGTTTATCTTTTGATAAATACGGCTTAATGTACCAACACAAAAGCTCAAGAAAATCCTTGCCACGAATTTTGTAGCGAATATCGATGATGTTGCTTGTTCTTAATTCTCTAAATTTAGCTATAAATAGATTCTTTTCTGCTATTTTACCATTTTTATTTAAATATCTTTCAATAAAAATTTCTGTTTGAAACTCAATTAGATTATCTTTAAAGCTACAACAGCGATCAAAAGAAAGCCATTCCATCTCAAGCTTGAGTATTTGATTGGTAGCGCGAATTAAAAATAATTCTTCTAATACTTGGGATAAGTTATCAAGTACATCCTTGGCTACTAAATTAGGAATGCGAAGAACAAGCCGACAGAATTTTTCTATAATAACTTCATTGAAGAGATAGATATCCATAGACGTATAATCTGTAAATAATAGAAATTTAGAACTGATATTCTCATTATTTAATATCAATGAAAAGTCTCTATCTGCAATACAGATAACACTTTTTGAATTTGATAAATGTTTTTCTATATAGAGAGCTAAAAAAATGACACGACTTCTATTATTATCTACTAAACCTTCAGAAAACAAAAGTTCTGCGGGAATTTCAACAGTATCAATATCGTAAACAGCATAGTTTGTTTGCTTACATTGTTCTAAAAACCATTCTATTATAACTTTATCTGTTAAACCTTCCACATAAACGTCACGAAGTGTGGGTTCTAGTTCGTATCTAGCAAGAAGTTCATCAAGCGAGCGCCTGTAAATCTCCATCTTTATCCTCGTCAGCTTTATTCTCAAACTTAACGACATGATTACGATATTGAGATAATAGCTCAATTGAATGTGTAGCTAATAAAAATTGAACTTGACTACCTTTTGTACAATCAAGTAATGCTCTAATAAGATTTCTTTGCCACTTCACATTTAAAGAAATTTCGGGTTCATCGATGATAAATATTGTTGCTTTATCACGAGCAGTTAAGGTATTACAGAGTAATAGCAAAAGTTGCTTTTCTCCGGAAGACAGTTGCTCAGGAGGAAGGCTTCGTTTACCATCTATTACAATATTTAAACCATCTCTAACATTCAAACTTATTTCTTTATCCCGTAGAAATTCATTGATTGTATTTACAAATACAGTTAAGACATCTTGTGTTTCTTGAAGTGCATCTAATCTGGCTGTAATACTATCAAGATAGGGCTTTAAAACCTGCCAAACTACAAATTTATTGCTAGCAACGTTATTAAGCATATTTACAAGTTTTTCTGTTTTTAAAGGTGGTGAAATTAAACCAAAACGTGAAAAATCTTTGCTTCTTTCACCTTGTTTTTTAAATTCTTCAATTAGTTTTTGAATCAATAAATCAGGACTATCCGAGGCAGTCTCTTTATCTGTATCTCCTAATTTAATAATTCTTTCAACAATATCCTCATAAATATTATGGACGTTTGCTGCTCCTTGATTAGAACCTTTTAACGCTTGCTGACGAACCCAATCTCTAGTTCGTTGTATAGACATTCTAAGAGCAAAATCAAGATTTGTATTTCTTTCTCTTATTTCTCTTATTTTAAAACTCCCATGCCTCTCTTCCATATAGTCTATATATGTTGCAAAAGAAGATCGTCTTGATAATCTTTGCTCTTCATCAAAAATATCGCTATCTAACAGACGATCATCCCCTAGAAAAAACAGAATTAATTGAAGCTCTTCTAATTGATGAATAACCGTTTCATCTTCTCCTTTTACATTTTCATCGTCTTCATCATAAACATAATTAGTTGTGGCAATTATTTTGTCTTTTTTTAAAATAAAAAATTGGTAAGGGCCAATTAAGTTATCGTCTTTTCGACGGACAGTTATGCGAGTCCCATCAGCTAAAAGAACTGAAAAACTTTTAAAGGGTACTCTTGCTATGAAAGAACGATGTCCACGTCGAAGTGCTGGCGAAAGAACATGAAAAAGAAGTTTAAGTACAGTTGTCTTACCACAGCCATTATCACCGTACATGATTAAAAGAGAAGAATAATTTTCTTGTCTGATATCTTCATCTGGCAAGGAGTATGTATATTTACCAAATAACTTTTCTACATCAATACGAACTATAGAAATAGGAGCTTGTTCTAAATCCATGTCTATCATAACTCTCTACTCCTTGCTCATTTTATTCTAATTCTAATACTACAAGTCAAAGTTTTTGATAATTTTTAGTAAATACAATTGTTCTCAAGTTACACCTCCGATCTCCCCACCCTACAAAATTTATGTTACAGGTATAATACAAAAAAAGGATTGTAATGTAGGTAAGCACATATCAGATTTAAGATGGGAATAAGTTACAACAGGATGTGGAGAAATACTTGTGGAGTCCGTATACAACGCAGAAGCGATCGAAAAAAAATGGCAACAGACTTGGGTAGAGATGGGGTTAGACCAAACCCCTGAAGATAACACTAAACCCAAATATTACGCTTTATCAATGTTCCCCTATCCCTCTGGCAATCTACACATGGGGCACGTGCGAAACTATGTTATTACTGATGTTATCGCTCGTCTGAAGCGAATGCAAGGTCATCGAGTCTTACATCCGATGGGTTGGGATGCTTTCGGACTCCCCGCAGAAAACGCCGCGATCGAAAGGGGCATTCATCCGGCAAAATGGACTTATCAAAATATCGCCCAAATGCGGCAACAACTGCAACAATTAGGGTTATCTATAGATTGGAGTCGGGAAGTAACCACCTGTTCCCCTGACTATTACCAGTGGACTCAATGGTTATTCTTACAATTTTTTCAGGCCGGGTTGGCGTATCAAAAAGAAGCGGCAGTCAATTGGGATCCGGTCGATCAAACCGTTTTGGCCAATGAACAGGTCGACAGTGAAGGCAAATCTTGGCGATCGGGTGCTAAAGTAGAACGGAAAATGTTACGTCAGTGGTTTTTGAAAATTACTGACTATGCAGAACAACTTTTAAATGATCTAGATAAATTGCCCGGATGGCCCGAAAAAGTAAAATTAATGCAGGCCAACTGGATCGGAAAATCCATCGGTGCTTATCTAGAATTCCCTATTGTGGGAATGGATGAAAAAATTGCTGTGTTTACCACCCGTCCGGACACGGTTTATGGGGTGACTTATGTGGTTTTAGCGCCAGAACATCCCTTAACCCCTAAAGTGACAACCGCCAAAAATAAAAAGGCCGTAGAAAAATTTATCAAAGAAGTCACCAGCGAAAGCGAACAGGAACGAACCGCAGAAGATAAACCCAAAAAAGGCATCTTAACCGGCGGAAAAGCAATTAACCCCTTTAATGGTCAAGAAGTCCCCATTTTAATTGCTAATTATGTCCTGTATGAATATGGTACAGGGGCAGTGATGGGTGTACCCGCCCATGATATCCGGGATTTTAAATTTGCCCAGGAAAATAAGCTACCTATAAGAGTGGTTATTGTCCCCGAAGATCAGCAAGATCAAGATGTTACCCTTACCCAAGCTTATACTGAACCGGGGATCATGGTTAATTCCGGTTCCTTTGATGGGATGGACTCTATCACCGGTAAAACCGCCATCATTGACTATGCAGAGAAACAAGGGTTCGGGAAAGCTAGGGTACAATATCGCCTCCGAGACTGGTTAATTTCTCGTCAACGCTACTGGGGTTGTCCTATTCCCGTTATTCATTGTCCCAGTTGCGGAACGGTTCCGGTTCCCGATGAAGATTTACCGGTGAAACTTCCTGAAGATGTGGAATTTAGTGGCCGGGGCGCTTCTCCTTTGGCAAAATTAGATTCATGGATCAATGTTCCTTGTCCCAGTTGCGGTGAACCAGCAAAACGAGAAACAGACACGATGGATACCTTCATTGATTCGTCTTGGTATTTCCTCCGCTATACTGATGCCAATGATCAGCAAACCGCCTTTAGTTTGGATAAAGTTAATGATTGGATGAGTGTGGATCAATATGTGGGAGGGGTTGAACACGCTATCCTACATTTACTCTATTCTCGCTTCTTTACTAAAGTTGTCCGCGATCGGGGTTTAGTGGATGTTGACGAACCGTTCCAACGTCTGTTGACTCAAGGGATGGTACAAGGGATGACCTATAAAAACCCTAAGACGGGGAAATATATCCCTTCTTCTCAAGTTAACCCAGAAGACCCGAAAGATCCAGAAACGGGAGAACCCTTATCGGTGTTTTATGAAAAGATGTCTAAGTCTAAGTATAATGGGGTCGATCCAAAGCAGGTTTTGGCCAAATATGGGGCCGATACTGCCCGGATGTTTATTCTTTTTAAAGCGCCTCCGGAAAAAGATTTAGAATGGGATGATGCAGATGTTGAAGGTCAATTCCGCTTTTTAAATAAGGTTTGGCGCATTGTTGGGGAGTATCAAAGTAATCATAAGTCTTCCTCGAAAAAGAAAGGGTCTTTAACAAAAGTTGAAAAGGATCTTCGCCGCGCTATTCATATTGCCATTAAGGAAATTACTGAAGATTTGGATGGCGAATATCAGTTTAACACGGCTGTTTCTGAGTTGATGAAGTTGAGTAATGCTTTGGTTGATGCCAAGTGTTATGAGTCTCCGGTTTATACTGAAGGGGTTCAAACTTTGTTGATTTTGTTAGCACCTTTTGCTCCTCATATTGCTGAGGAATTATGGCATACTTTGGGTCATTCTGAGTCGGTTCATTTACAGGGTTGGCCTCAGCTTGATCCTTCTGCTTTGGAGGTAGATGAAATTACTTTGGTGATTCAAATTATGGGGAAAACAAGGGGGACTATTCAAGTTCCCTCAAGTGCGACTAAGGAGGAGTTGGAAAAGTTCGCTTTTGAGTCGGAGGTTGCACAGCGCCATCTGAAGGATCAAGAGGTGAAAAAGGTGATTGTTGTGCCGGGTAAGTTGGTTAATTTTGTTGTTGGTAAGTAGTTTTTTAAGGTGGGTGCGTGACTCACCTTTTTTTTTTCACGCAGAGACGCTCCAGGCGCGGAGAGGGGAGAGAGGGTTTTAGGGTGAGGAAAAGATTTTTATGTTTAAGTTTAGGGTTTAAAAATGAGGGTTTACGGCTGTATGATGGGAATAGGTTACAAGTTAATTTGTTTAATGAGGGGGTTTATACACAGTCGAAAGTTAATGGGGTTTTTCGGATCTTGTTGTTGGTTGATAGGAGAGAGTTATGTTAAAGGATTTAAGAATTCAGAATTACAGAGGATTTGAGGATTTTTATATTGATGGTTTGGCTAGAGTTAATTTAATTGTTGGTGATAATAATATTGGAAAAACGAGTTTTTTAGAGGCTATTTATTTATTAGTTAATCAAGATGAATATAAACGATTATTGGAAGTCATTTATAATCACGATGACCTGATAGAAGAACGTAATTTAGGGATGCCATATCAACCTAATATCTATGGGATTTATAGAATAGATAATTTATTTTATGGTTATAGATTAGAACTAGGTAAAGAAATTACTATTATTTCCGAAAAAGATTTAAGTATTAAAATTATATTCCGAGTAAAAAACTTGACTAAATATGATCTTTTTGCTTCAGAAATAGGGGAATTAGAAATTTTTTATATTAAAAATAACAACAGGGAAAAACCCCATAGTCTTATTATTCAAGAGGGAGGATTTTTACAAATCCCAGATTTTACCTCTTTTAAAAATCTTAAAAACAATATATTTTTGAGCAATAAACGATTAAAAACAGAAGATTTAGCGAGTTTTTGGGCAGAAATTACATTAACTCCCAAAGAAGAAAAGATCATTAATTCTTTACAAATTATAGAACCTGATGTAGAAAGAATTAACTTTACTAGCAATCCAGCCTCTAAAGTTCAAGTTATAGTCAAAATAAAAAAATATAATTATCCAATACCTCTTAGCAGTATGGGTGATGGTAT belongs to Gloeothece citriformis PCC 7424 and includes:
- the leuS gene encoding leucine--tRNA ligase: MESVYNAEAIEKKWQQTWVEMGLDQTPEDNTKPKYYALSMFPYPSGNLHMGHVRNYVITDVIARLKRMQGHRVLHPMGWDAFGLPAENAAIERGIHPAKWTYQNIAQMRQQLQQLGLSIDWSREVTTCSPDYYQWTQWLFLQFFQAGLAYQKEAAVNWDPVDQTVLANEQVDSEGKSWRSGAKVERKMLRQWFLKITDYAEQLLNDLDKLPGWPEKVKLMQANWIGKSIGAYLEFPIVGMDEKIAVFTTRPDTVYGVTYVVLAPEHPLTPKVTTAKNKKAVEKFIKEVTSESEQERTAEDKPKKGILTGGKAINPFNGQEVPILIANYVLYEYGTGAVMGVPAHDIRDFKFAQENKLPIRVVIVPEDQQDQDVTLTQAYTEPGIMVNSGSFDGMDSITGKTAIIDYAEKQGFGKARVQYRLRDWLISRQRYWGCPIPVIHCPSCGTVPVPDEDLPVKLPEDVEFSGRGASPLAKLDSWINVPCPSCGEPAKRETDTMDTFIDSSWYFLRYTDANDQQTAFSLDKVNDWMSVDQYVGGVEHAILHLLYSRFFTKVVRDRGLVDVDEPFQRLLTQGMVQGMTYKNPKTGKYIPSSQVNPEDPKDPETGEPLSVFYEKMSKSKYNGVDPKQVLAKYGADTARMFILFKAPPEKDLEWDDADVEGQFRFLNKVWRIVGEYQSNHKSSSKKKGSLTKVEKDLRRAIHIAIKEITEDLDGEYQFNTAVSELMKLSNALVDAKCYESPVYTEGVQTLLILLAPFAPHIAEELWHTLGHSESVHLQGWPQLDPSALEVDEITLVIQIMGKTRGTIQVPSSATKEELEKFAFESEVAQRHLKDQEVKKVIVVPGKLVNFVVGK
- a CDS encoding AAA family ATPase encodes the protein MLKDLRIQNYRGFEDFYIDGLARVNLIVGDNNIGKTSFLEAIYLLVNQDEYKRLLEVIYNHDDLIEERNLGMPYQPNIYGIYRIDNLFYGYRLELGKEITIISEKDLSIKIIFRVKNLTKYDLFASEIGELEIFYIKNNNREKPHSLIIQEGGFLQIPDFTSFKNLKNNIFLSNKRLKTEDLASFWAEITLTPKEEKIINSLQIIEPDVERINFTSNPASKVQVIVKIKKYNYPIPLSSMGDGMRQILTLTMAAVNSENGVLLVDEIETGIHYKAQVDMWRLLMETAQELNIQIFATTHSWDCICAFQEALEEREDQSIGKLFRIDNKYGKLRSVEYTPDEIAVAVRQSIEVR